Proteins encoded together in one Marinobacter sp. Arc7-DN-1 window:
- a CDS encoding DUF2971 domain-containing protein, which yields MPEFITWKQFEAYHPYPEQAGKDRLFHLRPIAGVKDCRLEHLFVDGLLFHSAPERLNDPFECKPHYKEPANQAERDILLSHLHKVLLKHGMHADEAMARIVGCIKNPTLLSQLLHQSGLESFAEMRMYSFTASNNNLPMWTHYGALHTGICIEFDATVWPISGARKVKYQKEYPQIAYPPEEDERNMRPGLIKSEAWGYEQEFRHIFFPGAEVIPSNGDSIPLHPETMTGLYFGVNADPDEKDRILKMVEKGPFNPKIYEGALSSTKFKIEFDPMSNRLD from the coding sequence TTGCCTGAGTTTATTACATGGAAACAGTTTGAAGCATACCACCCTTACCCCGAACAGGCTGGTAAGGACCGTCTCTTTCATCTGCGGCCTATCGCAGGCGTTAAAGATTGTCGCCTGGAACACTTGTTTGTTGATGGCTTGCTTTTTCACTCTGCACCAGAACGCCTCAATGACCCATTTGAGTGTAAGCCGCACTACAAAGAGCCCGCGAACCAGGCGGAGCGAGATATATTATTGAGCCATCTTCACAAGGTCCTTCTGAAACACGGAATGCATGCAGATGAGGCTATGGCTAGGATAGTGGGGTGCATTAAAAATCCGACACTTCTCTCTCAACTTCTGCATCAAAGCGGGCTTGAATCATTCGCCGAGATGCGAATGTATAGTTTTACTGCATCCAATAACAACCTCCCTATGTGGACGCACTATGGAGCCCTACATACTGGGATTTGTATTGAGTTCGATGCCACAGTTTGGCCGATCAGCGGTGCACGAAAGGTTAAGTACCAGAAAGAATATCCTCAGATTGCCTATCCGCCTGAAGAAGATGAGAGAAATATGCGTCCAGGTTTAATCAAGTCGGAAGCGTGGGGGTATGAGCAGGAATTTCGACATATTTTTTTCCCGGGAGCTGAGGTAATTCCGAGTAACGGAGATTCGATACCACTGCATCCTGAGACCATGACTGGACTTTACTTCGGGGTCAACGCAGATCCTGACGAGAAAGATCGAATTCTAAAAATGGTAGAAAAAGGACCCTTTAATCCAAAAATTTATGAAGGGGCTCTGTCCTCGACCAAATTCAAGATTGAATTTGATCCGATGAGTAACCGTTTAGATTGA
- a CDS encoding recombinase family protein — protein sequence MIIGYARVSTQDQNSELQVDALEKAGAEQVFQEKLTGKLRERPVLSQCLRTLRKGDVLVVWKLDRLARSLKDLVEIVQDLHGREIGFKSLTESIDTTSSGGRLVFHIFGALAEFEHDLIRERTIAGLKAARARGRKGGRKPAMSDADVKKAAAMLLDPNITKKEVAEHFVVARTTLNASLNRLKKG from the coding sequence ATGATCATAGGTTATGCGCGTGTTAGCACTCAGGATCAAAATTCCGAACTCCAGGTGGATGCCCTGGAAAAAGCAGGGGCTGAACAGGTCTTCCAGGAAAAGTTGACCGGCAAGCTCCGAGAACGACCTGTGTTGTCGCAGTGCTTGCGTACTCTGAGGAAGGGAGATGTTTTAGTTGTTTGGAAACTTGATCGGCTGGCCCGATCACTGAAAGACCTCGTGGAGATCGTCCAGGATCTTCATGGTCGCGAAATCGGTTTCAAATCACTGACGGAATCCATCGATACCACCAGTTCAGGCGGTCGCCTGGTGTTTCATATATTTGGTGCCTTGGCTGAGTTTGAACATGATCTGATTCGAGAGCGGACCATCGCTGGGCTGAAGGCGGCCCGGGCCCGAGGTCGAAAAGGCGGAAGAAAACCGGCGATGTCGGATGCCGACGTGAAGAAGGCGGCGGCCATGCTGTTAGACCCGAACATCACGAAAAAAGAAGTGGCTGAACATTTTGTCGTAGCCAGAACCACCCTGAATGCTTCGCTCAACCGCCTGAAAAAAGGGTAA
- a CDS encoding ImmA/IrrE family metallo-endopeptidase, whose amino-acid sequence MKFKRAPEHILREIGIDSPDEIDLDLIAFDLNAVVKRDRLPGCEGQIVGTDTRAIITINNESAPQRQRFSLGHEIGHWINDRGKNLSYRCTDSDMRQHAISRHNFKQQKEVRANRFSAELLMPGYLLKRYLPAREISVSTVNYLSQLFDVSRTSASIRLVEVSDLPCMLVCWDKQGRRKWFSRNPIVPDSIWPHRQILRPHEVFGESNALTVDADRWIDGAAAANSTITESQYTNGYDLFSLIWWPDESALNQEPDE is encoded by the coding sequence ATGAAGTTTAAACGTGCTCCGGAACACATCCTCAGAGAGATCGGGATCGATAGCCCGGATGAGATTGATTTGGATTTAATCGCGTTTGATTTGAATGCAGTGGTTAAGCGGGACCGATTGCCAGGGTGTGAAGGACAGATCGTTGGTACAGACACTCGTGCAATTATTACGATTAACAATGAGTCTGCACCGCAGCGCCAGCGATTTTCTCTTGGGCATGAAATAGGTCATTGGATAAATGATCGTGGAAAGAATCTAAGCTACCGATGCACTGACTCCGATATGCGTCAGCACGCGATCTCGCGTCACAATTTCAAGCAGCAAAAAGAAGTTCGTGCAAATCGATTCTCCGCTGAGCTTTTGATGCCTGGTTATCTTTTAAAACGATATTTACCTGCAAGGGAAATCAGCGTGAGTACGGTTAATTACCTCTCTCAGCTATTTGACGTTTCGAGGACGAGCGCTTCGATACGATTAGTCGAGGTTTCCGATCTTCCATGCATGCTTGTTTGCTGGGATAAGCAAGGCAGACGAAAGTGGTTCTCTCGCAATCCCATCGTACCCGACTCGATCTGGCCTCACAGACAGATTCTAAGACCACATGAGGTTTTTGGAGAGTCTAACGCCCTGACCGTGGATGCGGATAGGTGGATCGACGGGGCCGCGGCTGCGAATTCCACTATCACTGAGAGCCAATACACGAATGGCTATGACCTGTTCTCTTTGATTTGGTGGCCGGATGAATCGGCTTTAAATCAGGAGCCTGACGAATAG
- a CDS encoding DNA-binding protein has protein sequence MRPVQYPNEKIIEAGTRIQDEGRTVTAFAIRKAIGGGDTKRIAQVWYQHVTEATNDESPVPDLPVEVEEAFAAGRERFGDYLRSIATEINKVSNRAADRRVADMTRDLEAVKRQADAEMADSSAMIEELEDKNRDLENKVDQLEEDLGIACRHRDEHKERADKAEAKLSQSGGMEALLKRIEKLEHSSK, from the coding sequence ATGCGCCCAGTACAATATCCGAATGAAAAAATTATTGAGGCCGGCACGAGGATACAAGACGAAGGGCGAACGGTGACCGCTTTCGCGATTCGTAAAGCCATTGGAGGTGGGGATACCAAAAGGATCGCTCAAGTTTGGTATCAGCATGTGACCGAAGCGACCAATGATGAATCTCCAGTGCCAGACCTTCCGGTCGAAGTCGAGGAAGCGTTTGCTGCAGGTAGAGAACGCTTCGGGGACTATCTTCGGTCAATTGCAACGGAGATTAACAAAGTCTCTAATCGTGCGGCAGACCGCCGAGTGGCCGACATGACGCGAGATCTTGAGGCTGTAAAGAGGCAAGCGGATGCTGAAATGGCCGACTCTAGCGCTATGATCGAAGAGCTTGAGGATAAAAATAGGGATCTCGAAAACAAAGTCGATCAACTTGAGGAGGATCTGGGTATTGCCTGTCGGCATCGCGATGAGCACAAAGAAAGAGCGGACAAGGCCGAGGCAAAGCTTTCACAGTCAGGTGGCATGGAAGCTCTTCTAAAGCGTATCGAGAAGCTAGAGCACAGCAGTAAGTGA
- a CDS encoding thymidylate synthase has protein sequence MKQYLDLCQRIIDDGVWVENRRTGKRCLTVINADMEYDVAGNLFPLITTRKSFWKGAVAELLGYLRGYDNAAQFRSIGCNTWNANANENEAWLNNPARKGEDDMGRVYGVQGRSWQTPDGKPIDQLKKVVDDLSKGIDDRGEIVTFYNPGEFHLGCLRPCMHTHNFSLLGDRLYLTSTQRSCDVPLGLNFNQVQVFCLLALIAQITGNKPGKAFHKIVNAHIYEDQLELMRDVQLKREPFPSPQFHINPDIKTLEDIETWVTVDDFEVTGYQHHGPIKYPFSV, from the coding sequence ATGAAACAGTATTTGGATTTATGCCAGCGAATCATTGATGACGGTGTGTGGGTTGAAAATAGACGCACCGGCAAGCGTTGCTTAACCGTGATAAACGCAGACATGGAATATGATGTCGCTGGCAATCTGTTCCCGCTGATTACGACTAGAAAGAGTTTCTGGAAGGGCGCTGTTGCTGAACTGCTGGGTTATCTCAGAGGTTATGATAACGCAGCTCAATTTCGATCCATCGGCTGTAATACGTGGAATGCGAATGCCAACGAAAATGAGGCTTGGCTAAATAATCCAGCCCGTAAGGGTGAGGATGATATGGGGCGGGTTTACGGCGTGCAGGGGCGAAGCTGGCAGACCCCGGATGGCAAGCCCATTGATCAGTTAAAAAAGGTTGTCGATGATTTGTCAAAAGGGATCGATGATAGGGGGGAAATCGTCACATTTTATAACCCCGGCGAATTCCATCTTGGATGCCTGCGCCCGTGCATGCACACACACAATTTTTCTTTGCTCGGGGATAGACTCTATTTAACATCAACACAGCGATCGTGTGATGTGCCGCTGGGCCTTAACTTTAATCAGGTCCAAGTATTCTGCCTCTTGGCGTTAATAGCGCAAATCACAGGTAATAAACCAGGCAAGGCATTTCACAAGATTGTTAACGCGCACATCTATGAAGACCAGTTAGAGCTCATGCGCGATGTTCAGCTGAAGCGCGAGCCTTTCCCATCGCCTCAGTTCCATATCAATCCGGACATCAAGACTCTAGAGGACATTGAGACGTGGGTGACCGTGGATGATTTTGAAGTAACCGGCTACCAACATCATGGGCCTATCAAGTATCCCTTCTCGGTGTAA
- a CDS encoding AAA family ATPase encodes MSVELIPGEEMIRVTGVPLKRTYSTVIRGVPVNNEHQLKSANYFVSVIVETQFLPVDPTPGQLWKLRGNKTVTEMDHGNYKTNEHAYDRPEVFDLHMPDTGESFITFVGKDKAFTGIGESKARQLWARFGVDIHRILSAGTAKDVKALQEVITDKSIKALFAGYEKYQNLRHTVWMSQAGIPHHVQRRILKHHKLGTIEAIRGNPFELIHFGMSFKDIDNLLNATYRNAWEHDRYPAERKKAAMIQALKDCMEDGSTWLRAGQVKTKAFNYLKNETLCEEGIEWLKNTPRVALYYEPDGRLHPTATAIQELATAKRIKHLLARKTPLSDQDEGAFQEVLSQLPYELTGKQQLAVMTSLTEGISCITGGAGTGKTTVLSTFLQTASKIGYSIHAVALSGRAAMRLHESIGYLTMTIARFLREEPVSCPEGGKVLLVIDEASMIDLPTMFSIINHVHSSVKIVLTGDPSQLPPIGVGKILHDLVLSDHVQNTMLDIVKRQKGSTGIPEYSKKVNLGEVPNELTTGNIHFHEVDNTDLGLKKAVELYLESPEASRIIAPTRKLVEVANSSIQEIYNGDSPVMNFNLESEEYYLKLRLNDQILFTQNNPGVGVQNGSLGKLVSVTQEGDVLGIVELDTGGAVEIEGGLLDALELGYAMTLHKAQGSQFRRVIILLKAGRVMDRSWIYTALTRAEVEVHIIGSPSVFRKVVEAPPKAFKRKTLLPPLLNHLT; translated from the coding sequence ATGTCCGTCGAGCTGATCCCTGGCGAAGAAATGATTCGAGTCACTGGCGTTCCCCTCAAACGCACTTACTCAACGGTGATTCGAGGCGTGCCGGTCAACAATGAACACCAGCTGAAGTCTGCAAATTATTTCGTTTCAGTGATTGTCGAAACCCAGTTCCTGCCGGTAGATCCGACGCCTGGGCAGCTTTGGAAGCTGCGAGGAAATAAGACCGTCACAGAAATGGATCATGGTAACTACAAGACCAACGAACACGCCTACGACAGGCCGGAGGTGTTTGACCTCCACATGCCAGATACCGGCGAAAGTTTCATCACCTTTGTGGGTAAGGACAAAGCGTTCACGGGGATCGGAGAGTCCAAAGCTCGCCAGCTTTGGGCTCGCTTCGGCGTCGACATCCACCGAATACTCTCAGCAGGCACCGCAAAGGACGTGAAGGCCTTGCAGGAGGTGATCACCGATAAATCGATCAAGGCCCTTTTTGCAGGCTATGAGAAGTATCAGAACCTGCGCCATACGGTATGGATGAGCCAAGCCGGAATCCCCCATCACGTTCAGCGTAGAATCCTGAAGCATCACAAACTGGGTACGATTGAAGCGATCAGGGGGAATCCTTTCGAGTTGATTCACTTCGGGATGAGCTTTAAGGACATCGACAACCTGCTGAATGCCACATATCGGAATGCCTGGGAGCATGACCGTTATCCAGCAGAGCGGAAGAAAGCCGCTATGATCCAAGCACTGAAAGATTGCATGGAGGACGGCAGTACGTGGCTCAGGGCTGGTCAGGTTAAGACCAAGGCATTCAACTATCTCAAGAATGAAACTCTTTGTGAAGAAGGCATCGAATGGCTTAAAAACACGCCCAGAGTCGCTCTCTATTACGAGCCGGATGGCCGGCTGCATCCAACAGCAACTGCCATCCAAGAGCTTGCCACCGCGAAGCGCATCAAACACTTATTAGCCCGTAAAACACCACTTTCGGATCAGGATGAAGGGGCGTTTCAGGAAGTTTTGTCTCAACTTCCTTACGAACTGACGGGCAAGCAACAGCTCGCCGTTATGACCAGTCTTACCGAAGGTATCAGTTGCATTACCGGCGGTGCGGGAACGGGCAAAACCACCGTGTTGTCGACGTTCCTTCAAACAGCTTCAAAAATTGGTTATAGCATCCATGCGGTTGCCTTGTCTGGTCGAGCTGCCATGCGACTCCACGAGTCTATTGGTTATCTCACGATGACCATTGCCCGGTTTTTGCGGGAAGAGCCTGTTTCATGCCCAGAAGGCGGCAAAGTGCTACTGGTCATCGACGAGGCATCGATGATCGATCTCCCAACCATGTTCAGCATTATCAATCACGTTCATTCATCCGTGAAAATCGTCTTAACTGGAGACCCAAGCCAACTCCCGCCTATAGGTGTTGGGAAGATCCTTCATGACCTGGTTTTGTCCGATCATGTCCAAAACACCATGTTGGATATCGTAAAGCGCCAGAAGGGAAGCACAGGGATCCCCGAGTATTCGAAGAAGGTTAATCTAGGCGAGGTGCCTAACGAATTGACTACTGGAAACATTCATTTCCATGAAGTTGATAACACAGATCTTGGGCTGAAAAAGGCCGTCGAACTATACCTGGAAAGCCCCGAGGCATCTCGAATAATCGCGCCCACAAGGAAGCTGGTTGAAGTGGCCAATTCGTCTATTCAAGAGATTTACAACGGTGACTCACCGGTTATGAATTTCAACTTGGAAAGTGAAGAATATTACCTAAAACTGCGATTAAACGATCAGATCTTGTTTACTCAAAACAATCCCGGGGTCGGTGTCCAAAACGGGTCGCTCGGAAAGCTGGTAAGCGTGACGCAAGAAGGTGACGTTTTGGGCATCGTAGAGTTGGATACAGGGGGGGCTGTCGAAATCGAAGGTGGGCTACTGGATGCGCTGGAACTTGGCTACGCGATGACCCTGCATAAAGCCCAAGGCAGCCAGTTCCGGCGTGTGATCATTCTCCTGAAAGCAGGGAGAGTTATGGATCGGAGCTGGATATACACAGCCCTCACTCGTGCTGAGGTAGAAGTTCACATTATTGGTTCCCCCTCGGTCTTCCGTAAAGTCGTTGAGGCACCACCTAAAGCCTTCAAGCGAAAAACATTGCTACCGCCGCTTCTCAATCACCTGACGTGA
- a CDS encoding ThiF family adenylyltransferase — protein sequence MSAVLTDPDPSVEQLLKEGYELELLHQHLLVHGVPYVNHCGEVCWGVLAAPYTGNRVEGVSATPKGHTIWLHGETPHHAASRKPMHGLINSSADRKLCEGFVGNHYLSNKPNNQVPKNFYDLISHYHGLLSAEAQQIAPNVDGRTGKVRANRDPESVFRYPDTASCRSGITNLSQRFRDYQVAIVGVGGTGSYVLDLIAKTPVAEIHLFDGDTFESHNAFRSPGAATIENINRNELKAVFFQEQYGSFRKGIVSHPYKVSGDTLTELESFDFVFVCIDDGDSRKVICEFLADRGIAFIDTGIGMTLQSVEGQQEQLSATCRVTVVSPEKKDHMDRFLDYAPNDDNVYDSNIQIADMNALNAAMAVVRWKQFLGVYQDQQKAHNLTMTMSLQSMHREEAIEE from the coding sequence ATGTCAGCCGTACTAACCGATCCTGATCCTAGCGTCGAGCAACTGCTCAAAGAGGGCTACGAGCTTGAGCTCCTGCACCAACATCTCTTGGTGCACGGAGTCCCTTACGTTAATCATTGTGGCGAGGTGTGCTGGGGGGTCCTTGCGGCGCCCTACACGGGGAACCGCGTCGAGGGAGTATCAGCAACGCCAAAAGGGCACACCATATGGCTCCATGGCGAGACGCCGCACCATGCGGCGTCTCGTAAGCCAATGCACGGCTTAATCAATAGTTCAGCGGATCGGAAATTGTGTGAAGGTTTTGTTGGGAATCATTACCTCTCAAATAAACCCAACAATCAGGTTCCCAAGAATTTCTACGATTTGATTAGCCATTATCACGGCTTATTGAGTGCAGAAGCCCAGCAGATTGCTCCCAACGTAGATGGTCGGACGGGAAAGGTTCGAGCAAACCGTGATCCTGAATCCGTTTTTCGCTATCCAGACACTGCATCCTGTCGTTCTGGTATTACAAACCTTTCTCAACGATTTCGAGATTATCAAGTGGCGATAGTCGGTGTCGGGGGGACTGGCAGTTACGTGCTCGATTTAATAGCAAAAACACCGGTAGCAGAGATCCATCTTTTCGACGGCGACACCTTCGAATCGCACAATGCTTTCCGATCACCGGGTGCCGCAACGATTGAAAATATCAACCGAAACGAATTGAAAGCAGTGTTTTTCCAAGAGCAGTACGGGAGCTTTCGGAAGGGAATTGTCAGTCATCCCTATAAGGTTTCTGGCGACACACTTACGGAGCTAGAATCCTTCGACTTTGTTTTTGTCTGCATCGACGACGGCGATTCGCGAAAGGTAATTTGTGAATTTCTGGCGGACCGTGGAATAGCGTTCATAGATACCGGCATTGGGATGACGCTACAGAGTGTTGAGGGGCAGCAGGAACAACTTTCAGCGACCTGTAGGGTAACCGTGGTTAGCCCTGAAAAGAAGGATCATATGGATCGCTTTCTCGATTACGCTCCCAACGATGACAATGTCTACGACAGCAATATTCAGATAGCGGACATGAATGCATTAAACGCTGCGATGGCTGTTGTTCGTTGGAAACAATTCCTTGGTGTTTATCAAGACCAACAAAAGGCCCATAACCTGACAATGACGATGTCATTGCAGTCAATGCACAGAGAAGAGGCCATAGAAGAATAA
- a CDS encoding metallophosphoesterase codes for MSIRQKNQFISGCPVRLNSIEATPFHSLSYWSSGPGGTPRQRELPFFHAKAEGLPDGIGSLVLLSDLQGREYLSANLVGTERLLGEAVAEELSVLVGLGEIPQISTVMVCGDLYDYPDCRKPGGTGPVETVFLSLSGVSEEVIAVLGNHDTLVSQPRLPTKITILEGNVITTSFGLRIGGLGGIIGDPKRYNRRDEDTFIRYMELCTRKCPHILMLHQGPEDKERGRKGNPAITQSLEKSFSGLTLFGHTHWPDGPLIEIGDGQALNLDAKVIVIVPSNND; via the coding sequence GTGAGCATTAGACAAAAAAACCAATTCATTTCTGGGTGTCCCGTGCGACTAAATAGTATTGAGGCAACACCGTTTCATTCGCTGTCATACTGGTCGAGCGGCCCCGGCGGAACTCCGCGCCAAAGAGAACTGCCGTTTTTCCATGCCAAAGCTGAAGGACTCCCAGACGGCATTGGATCCCTGGTTTTATTGTCAGACCTGCAAGGTCGGGAATACCTATCGGCGAATTTAGTGGGCACTGAAAGGTTACTCGGTGAAGCGGTTGCCGAAGAGCTTTCTGTCCTCGTGGGCCTCGGCGAAATCCCTCAAATCAGTACGGTCATGGTATGCGGGGATCTATACGACTATCCGGACTGCCGAAAACCTGGGGGTACCGGCCCAGTTGAAACGGTTTTTTTATCGCTTTCCGGCGTGTCTGAAGAAGTGATTGCGGTTCTGGGAAATCATGACACTTTGGTTTCTCAACCTCGACTACCCACCAAAATCACGATTTTGGAGGGAAACGTCATCACAACTAGCTTTGGACTGCGGATTGGTGGTCTTGGTGGCATCATTGGGGATCCAAAACGCTACAACCGTCGTGATGAGGACACATTTATCCGTTACATGGAACTGTGTACCCGAAAGTGTCCCCATATTCTTATGCTGCATCAGGGCCCCGAAGACAAGGAAAGAGGCCGAAAGGGCAATCCCGCAATTACTCAGTCATTGGAAAAGAGCTTTTCAGGTCTTACTTTATTCGGTCACACGCATTGGCCTGATGGTCCATTAATCGAGATCGGGGATGGCCAAGCACTGAATCTAGACGCGAAAGTAATAGTCATTGTCCCGAGCAATAATGATTAA
- a CDS encoding VPA1267 family protein — translation MSKEKGREYLEKFRAWAASMSDDDFLNIVYAPTGGLNKQEIKKVAGLSDQAIKKNAGVVSALKELESELRDRGVLPPLTEHGEKAQSGPKHYDKKARSASMDAQRVAHLESDNHDLRVRIDKLEKENEALRSKISSSKETIEAITDGLAVFTQCPSS, via the coding sequence ATGAGCAAGGAAAAAGGCAGGGAGTATTTGGAAAAGTTCAGGGCTTGGGCTGCTTCCATGAGCGACGATGATTTCCTCAACATCGTTTACGCCCCCACGGGCGGTCTGAATAAGCAGGAGATCAAGAAGGTTGCGGGCTTGAGTGATCAAGCGATTAAAAAGAATGCTGGGGTGGTATCGGCCCTAAAAGAGCTGGAGAGCGAGCTGCGGGATCGTGGTGTCCTGCCACCACTTACAGAACACGGTGAAAAGGCTCAGTCCGGGCCGAAACACTATGACAAGAAGGCCCGCAGTGCCTCAATGGATGCCCAGCGAGTCGCGCACTTAGAGTCCGATAACCATGACCTTAGAGTGCGAATAGACAAGCTTGAGAAAGAAAATGAAGCGCTTCGATCCAAGATCTCTTCAAGCAAGGAAACAATCGAAGCAATCACAGACGGTCTAGCGGTATTTACACAATGTCCGTCGAGCTGA
- a CDS encoding multiubiquitin domain-containing protein — translation MSANENAPGQQKAKHIFINGRPTAYDGDTITYTELVALANPGGTTDGVLFSVKYTGPNMSDGSLAEGGSIKLVNGMKFDVSRTNRS, via the coding sequence ATGAGCGCAAACGAGAATGCTCCTGGCCAGCAGAAGGCCAAACATATTTTTATCAATGGTCGCCCAACAGCCTACGACGGCGACACCATTACCTACACCGAGTTGGTCGCGTTGGCTAATCCGGGCGGCACAACAGACGGAGTACTGTTCTCGGTCAAATATACCGGACCCAACATGTCCGACGGCTCCCTTGCTGAAGGCGGTTCTATCAAACTTGTTAACGGGATGAAGTTCGATGTCAGCCGTACTAACCGATCCTGA
- a CDS encoding antitoxin Xre/MbcA/ParS toxin-binding domain-containing protein gives MDNDKERVIRSVAEELGVAGDKLVEIASSNRYPGEDVAQLFQKLRHSMVAAIGDDRENLAHWLETPNEALKGRPIDQLTSVQGFQHVIEYLDIASFKWR, from the coding sequence ATGGACAATGACAAAGAGCGAGTTATTCGTTCTGTAGCCGAGGAGCTCGGTGTTGCTGGCGACAAGTTGGTCGAAATCGCTTCTTCAAACCGCTATCCCGGAGAAGATGTCGCGCAACTCTTCCAAAAACTCCGGCATAGCATGGTCGCCGCTATTGGCGACGACCGGGAAAATCTTGCTCATTGGCTGGAGACGCCCAACGAAGCGCTGAAAGGGAGACCGATTGATCAATTGACCAGTGTCCAAGGTTTCCAGCACGTCATCGAGTATCTTGATATCGCCTCCTTCAAATGGCGATAA
- a CDS encoding IS5 family transposase, translating into MDQITFSEAEYQTKKRKTRREIFLERMDKLIPWKQLEKKVARYYPKGQNGRPPYPLSAMLRVHCMQLFYNLSDPAMEDALYEIESMRHFAGLKLDRLPDETTILNFRHFLEQHGLGKALFKEVNKHLEKNGLMLREGSIVDATIISAPSSTKNSTGKRDPEMHQTRKGNEWHFGMKMHIGVDDTLGLIHSIDTTAANVHDIVPTDKLLHGEEQRVFGDAGYLGIQNRDEHKHREDVSWFIAKRPGTRKTLDADKLKAEKIKASVRAKVEHPFRYIKQVFGYSKVRYRGLAKNNNRLHLLAAFSNLLIGEKYMLA; encoded by the coding sequence ATGGATCAGATCACGTTCTCCGAAGCCGAGTACCAGACCAAGAAGCGCAAAACGCGTCGTGAGATCTTTCTGGAACGGATGGACAAGCTGATTCCCTGGAAGCAATTGGAGAAGAAGGTAGCCCGTTATTACCCCAAGGGCCAGAACGGACGACCTCCGTATCCGCTGTCTGCCATGCTGCGAGTTCACTGCATGCAGTTGTTCTATAACCTCAGCGACCCGGCCATGGAAGACGCTCTGTACGAGATCGAATCCATGCGGCACTTTGCCGGCCTGAAGCTGGACCGATTGCCGGACGAGACCACCATTCTTAACTTCCGGCATTTCCTGGAGCAACACGGTCTTGGCAAGGCACTGTTTAAAGAGGTGAATAAACACCTGGAAAAAAATGGCCTGATGCTGCGCGAAGGCAGCATTGTTGATGCCACTATTATTTCTGCTCCCAGCTCGACCAAGAACAGTACCGGCAAGCGCGATCCAGAAATGCACCAGACCAGAAAGGGCAACGAATGGCACTTCGGCATGAAGATGCACATTGGTGTCGATGACACGCTGGGACTGATTCATAGCATCGATACCACCGCGGCTAATGTTCACGACATCGTGCCCACCGACAAGCTGCTGCACGGAGAAGAACAACGAGTCTTCGGCGACGCCGGTTACCTTGGCATTCAAAATCGGGATGAGCATAAGCACCGCGAAGACGTCTCCTGGTTCATTGCCAAACGACCTGGCACCCGGAAGACGCTGGATGCCGACAAGCTGAAAGCCGAGAAAATCAAAGCCAGTGTTCGTGCCAAAGTGGAGCATCCCTTCCGGTACATTAAGCAGGTCTTCGGTTATAGCAAGGTCCGCTATCGCGGCCTTGCAAAGAACAATAACCGGCTGCATTTGCTGGCCGCGTTCAGCAACCTGCTGATCGGTGAAAAATACATGCTGGCGTAG
- a CDS encoding DUF6527 family protein, which produces MNKLEGLEPVFVQCIPPAESVREGKLYISKEFQTAVHKCCCGCGEEVVTPLNPAQWRLTEKGGRVSLHPSIGNWSYKCQSHYFINENRIFWAAAFSKEAIKRVQSNDQRAINQYIAAKNARTLPKRGIIETISAAILRGVRKVKELIWPKE; this is translated from the coding sequence ATGAACAAATTGGAAGGTTTGGAACCAGTTTTCGTTCAATGCATTCCCCCGGCGGAGTCAGTGCGTGAAGGCAAGCTCTACATAAGCAAGGAATTTCAGACTGCTGTACATAAATGCTGTTGCGGATGTGGTGAGGAAGTGGTCACGCCGCTTAACCCAGCTCAATGGCGACTAACGGAAAAGGGGGGGAGAGTTTCCTTGCATCCCTCAATCGGAAACTGGTCTTACAAATGTCAATCTCATTACTTCATAAACGAAAACCGTATATTTTGGGCTGCGGCCTTTTCAAAGGAAGCGATAAAACGAGTACAGTCTAACGACCAAAGAGCCATTAATCAGTACATCGCGGCTAAGAACGCTAGGACTCTCCCTAAACGAGGAATAATTGAAACGATTTCCGCGGCTATCCTTCGAGGCGTTAGAAAGGTAAAGGAACTTATTTGGCCGAAAGAATGA